One stretch of Pieris brassicae chromosome 8, ilPieBrab1.1, whole genome shotgun sequence DNA includes these proteins:
- the LOC123713345 gene encoding probable ATP-dependent RNA helicase DDX55 homolog: MVNKAWNKVTPTLSIPVLNCITKQGFNVMTPIQAAVIPLLLSCKDVVAEAVTGSGKTLAFVVPMLEMLMKKERESPLRKKLVYSIIISPTRELATQIFEVIKQFLLEPELCHFSLCCLVGGRPVESDIENIEKGAQIVVCTPGRLQDLLAERKHLNLPGRVREMELLILDEADRLLDLGFNATLSTILQYLPRQRRTGLFSATQTKELQDLVRAGLRNPVLISVREKSSISTPIALENYYIIVEPQDKFLFLLNFIRNRQMMKGLFFLPTCACVDYWADVLPVFLPDLKIFAIHGKMKQKRGKILDKFREAESTILLCTDLMARGLDIPEVEWVLQWEPPTNPAALVHRVGRTARGGAAGCSLLPLLPTEDTYVPFIKSNQKVELQDWKQSSDQIKISDKLRHKVLTILHDQQRKDRTILDKGMRAFVSHIRAYSKHECNILLQLKELPLGHIATSYGLLKLPLMPEIREEHKTQFIGPNDEIDFNSISYRDKQKETSRLQKLQEYKKTGIWPSKKKKKMVKTQAWEQTKQIKQEKKEKRTQRKEIKKKMIAEGRNNKKRKTVTQEELQDLAADVALLKKLKKRKISDDQFDKAFNVDK, encoded by the exons atggtTAACAAAGCTTGGAACAAGGTTACTCCCACTTTATCAATTCCTGTATTGAATTGTATCACTAAACAAGGTTTTAATGTCATGACTCCTATACAAGCAGCAGTGATTCCTCTGCTGCTGTCTTGTAAGGATGTAGTGGCTGAGGCTGTAACTGGTTCAGGAAAAACCTTAGCTTTTGTTGTACCTATGTTAGAAATGTTGATGAAGAAAGAACGAGAGAGTCcacttagaaaaaaattagtCTATTCAATAATTATCTCGCCAACAAGAGAATTAGCAACTCAAATTTTTGAA gttattaaacaatttcttcTGGAACCTGAGCTATGCCATTTCTCTCTATGCTGTCTGGTCGGTGGACGTCCTGTTGAATCTGacatagaaaatattgaaaaggGAGCTCAAATTGTAGTTTGTACTCCAGGAAGGTTGCAGGACTTGTTAGCTGAACGTAAACATCTTAATTTGCCAGGACGAGTTAGGGAAATG GAGCTCCTAATATTAGATGAGGCAGATCGTCTTTTGGACCTAGGTTTCAATGCCACATTATCGACAATTTTACAGTACCTTCCACGACAAAGACGGACTGGGCTATTCTCAGCAACACAGACTAAGGAGCTTCAAGATCTAGTTAGAGCTGGTCTTAGGAACCCTGTACTGATTAGTGTTAGAGAAAAATCAAGTATAAGCACTCCTATTGCTCTTGAAAATTACTACATAATTGTAGAACCTCAAGATAAATTTCTTTTTCTCTTGAACTTTATTAGAAATCGACAAATGATGAAAGGCCTTTTTTTTCTTCCAACCTGTGCTTGTGTAGATTATTGGGCTGATGTGCTGCCAGTGTTTTTGccagacttaaaaatatttgcaatacatGGTAAAATGAAACAGAAAAGAGGAAAGATTCTGGATAAGTTTAGAGAAGCTGAAAGTACTATATTACTATGTACAGACCTAATGGCAAG aGGCTTAGACATTCCAGAAGTAGAATGGGTGCTTCAATGGGAGCCTCCAACAAATCCAGCGGCATTAGTACACCGAGTGGGAAGAACAGCTCGAGGAGGGGCTGCAGGATGTTCTCTTTTACCTCTCTTACCCACTGAAGATACATATGTCCCATTTATAAAGAGTAATCAAAAGGTAGAACTTCAGGATTGGAAGCAGTCCAGTGATCAGATCAAGATTAGTGATAAGTTAAGGCATAAG gtaTTAACAATTCTCCATGACCAACAGAGAAAGGATCGGACTATTCTTGATAAAGGAATGAGAGCATTTGTCTCACATATTAGAGCTTACTCAAAACATGAGTGTAATATTCTTTTACAACTCAAAGAATTACCTTTAGGTCATATAGCAACCAGTTATGGTCTCCTAAAATTACCGTTAATGCCTGAAATAAGGGAAGAAcataaaacacaatttattgGCCCAAACGATGAAATTGACTTCAATAGTATATCTTACAGGGATAAGCAGAAAGAAACTAGTCGGCTGCAGAAGTTgcaagaatataaaaaaactgggATCTGGCcctcaaaaaagaaaaagaagatg GTGAAAACACAAGCATGGGAACAAACTAAACAAATTAAGCAAGAGAAGAAAGAGAAGCGTACGCAacgaaaagaaataaaaaagaagatgATAGCAGAAGGaaggaataataaaaagagaaaGACTGTCACTCAAGAGGAGCTACAGGACCTTGCAGCTGATGTAGCactattaaagaaattgaagAAACGAAAGATTAGTGATGACCAGTTTGATAAGGCGTTCAATGTTGACAAATAA
- the LOC123713546 gene encoding transmembrane protein 134, whose protein sequence is MTRTLGNTEKRFSIDDAFEEETDEAIKVYGATVDRSPIQNKFKNGGDFISSKTYKYTEDTTSRDSDSLIHEYVEASQSLYCWNHPKVRENWKTVCAAVILLIVGVGLLGMCAFAVAEPENGLQGAVFFVAGMICFVPGAYHVVYIWLAARGQRGYDFYHLPLFT, encoded by the exons atgacGAGAACGCTTGGAAATACTGAAAAGCGATTTTCCATTGACGATGCATTCGAAGAAGAAACTGATGAAGCCATTAAAGTGTATGGTGCTACAGTTGATAGGTCTccgatacaaaataaatttaagaatggAGGCGATTTTATTTCAAG taaaaccTATAAATATACTGAAGATACAACATCTCGAGACTCTGATTCACTCATACATGAATATGTAGAAGCTTCACAATCTCTATATTGCTGGAATCACCCAAAGGTCAGGGAAAATTGGAAAACAGTATGTGCTGCTGTAATACTACTCATAGTTGGAGTAGGTTTACTCGGCATGTGTGCCTTTGCTGTAGCTGAACCGGAGAATGGTCTACAAGGCGCTGTGTTTTTTGTAGCTGGCATGATTTGCTTTGTCCCTGGAGCTTATCATGTAGTTTACATTTGGCTAGCTGCAAGAGGACAAAGAGGGTATGATTTCTACCACCTGCCTTTATTtacttga